In Sphingobacterium zeae, one genomic interval encodes:
- a CDS encoding UbiD family decarboxylase has product MGYNSLEACVADLEKHGHLIRIKEEVNPYLEMAAIHMRVFDVEGPALYFENIKGTTFPAVSNLFGTLERSKFMFRDSLDHLKKLVDVKMNPAAVLKNPFQYIGSSMTALGALPWKRKSGAPILHGKTSISKLPQIVNWPMDGGAFVTMPQVYTEDVSKPGIMHANLGMYRIQLSGNDYLPDQEIGLHYQLHRGIGIHQTKANALGRPLKVSIFVGGPPAHPLAAVMPLPEGLSEMIFAGALGNRRFRYFYDDEGFCISADADFVITGTVYPNENKPEGPFGDHIGYYSLTHPFPLMKVHNVYHKKNPIWSFTVVGRPPQEDTSFGALIHEITGTAIPQEISGLHAVNAVDAAGVHPLLFAIGSERYTPYQRVDRPQEILTIANQILGKNQLSLAKYLFISANEDNPQLDIYDIPAFLGHILERIDLTRDVHFQTNTTIDTLDYSGDGLNAGSKVVFAAAGTKKRELGRELPAGFELPRPFNQAKFVLPGVIAIDGQAFSGYENESNIMAEWCRAAASSSWEGFPLIVLCDDANFTAATVNNFVWTTFTRSNPAFDIYGIGSFTTFKHWGCKGPLIIDARTKPHHAPALVKDEAVERRVDRLAAKGGSLHGVI; this is encoded by the coding sequence ATGGGGTACAATAGTTTAGAAGCATGTGTTGCGGATCTTGAAAAGCATGGACATTTGATCCGGATCAAAGAAGAGGTTAATCCTTATCTCGAAATGGCCGCCATACATATGCGGGTATTTGATGTTGAGGGACCGGCCTTGTATTTTGAAAATATCAAAGGTACCACATTTCCTGCGGTGTCCAATTTGTTTGGTACGTTAGAACGTTCGAAATTTATGTTTCGCGATTCGCTGGATCACTTAAAGAAATTGGTGGACGTTAAAATGAATCCTGCCGCGGTGCTGAAAAACCCTTTCCAATATATTGGTTCGTCTATGACAGCGTTAGGGGCGCTACCTTGGAAAAGGAAGTCGGGTGCTCCTATTCTTCATGGAAAGACATCCATTAGTAAACTTCCACAGATTGTCAACTGGCCTATGGATGGTGGTGCTTTTGTGACGATGCCGCAAGTATATACCGAAGATGTCAGCAAACCTGGTATCATGCATGCTAATCTCGGGATGTACAGGATTCAGCTTTCTGGTAACGATTACCTACCGGATCAGGAAATTGGTTTGCATTATCAGTTGCATCGTGGCATAGGGATACATCAAACAAAGGCAAATGCACTTGGTAGACCTTTAAAGGTGAGTATTTTTGTCGGTGGACCTCCTGCACATCCGTTAGCTGCTGTAATGCCATTGCCCGAAGGACTTTCTGAGATGATCTTCGCGGGCGCATTGGGTAATAGAAGATTCCGTTATTTCTATGATGATGAAGGGTTTTGTATTTCGGCAGATGCTGACTTTGTGATCACAGGTACTGTTTATCCGAATGAAAATAAGCCCGAAGGTCCTTTTGGTGACCATATCGGCTATTATAGCCTGACCCATCCATTCCCATTGATGAAAGTACACAATGTGTACCATAAGAAAAACCCGATTTGGTCTTTTACCGTTGTGGGGCGTCCACCGCAGGAAGATACCAGCTTTGGCGCCTTGATCCACGAAATTACAGGTACTGCTATTCCACAGGAGATTTCAGGCCTTCATGCTGTTAATGCTGTTGATGCCGCTGGGGTGCACCCCTTGCTCTTCGCCATAGGTTCTGAACGATATACGCCTTATCAGCGTGTGGATCGACCGCAGGAAATTTTAACGATAGCCAATCAGATACTGGGTAAAAATCAGCTCAGCCTTGCTAAATACTTGTTTATTTCAGCAAATGAAGATAATCCGCAATTGGATATTTATGATATTCCGGCTTTTTTGGGTCATATCCTTGAACGCATAGACCTTACGCGGGATGTTCATTTTCAGACCAATACGACTATCGATACTTTAGATTATTCCGGAGATGGATTAAATGCCGGTTCCAAGGTGGTTTTTGCTGCCGCTGGTACAAAGAAAAGAGAATTGGGCCGTGAATTGCCGGCTGGTTTTGAACTACCCCGACCTTTCAATCAGGCAAAATTTGTCCTACCCGGTGTGATAGCGATCGATGGTCAGGCATTCTCTGGTTACGAGAATGAATCGAATATTATGGCGGAATGGTGTCGCGCTGCCGCTTCAAGCTCTTGGGAAGGTTTTCCATTGATCGTTTTATGCGATGATGCTAACTTTACCGCTGCTACTGTCAATAACTTTGTTTGGACAACGTTTACCAGAAGTAATCCTGCATTTGATATTTATGGAATAGGTAGTTTTACAACATTTAAACATTGGGGTTGTAAAGGTCCCTTGATTATTGATGCGCGAACAAAACCCCACCATGCCCCGGCTTTGGTCAAGGACGAAGCGGTGGAAAGACGTGTGGATCGGCTTGCTGCAAAGGGAGGCTCACTTCATGGCGTTATTTAA
- a CDS encoding HopJ type III effector protein, whose product MNTAELLIKSKGSELQFQEVLAHIADHYSYSPSAFQNGTLKNSKEENQGSAKVFYFAQLNNLSQEDTLRLFAEHYQNVLDNPDGDGHQNIRQFRTNGWDGILFEEEVLVKK is encoded by the coding sequence ATGAATACAGCAGAATTATTGATTAAATCAAAAGGAAGCGAATTACAGTTTCAGGAAGTATTGGCGCATATTGCCGATCACTACAGCTATAGTCCCAGTGCATTTCAGAATGGGACGCTTAAAAACTCAAAAGAAGAAAATCAAGGTAGTGCAAAAGTGTTCTATTTTGCGCAGTTAAATAATCTTTCCCAAGAAGATACATTGCGCCTTTTTGCCGAGCATTATCAAAATGTACTCGATAATCCAGACGGAGATGGCCATCAGAACATTCGTCAATTTAGGACAAATGGCTGGGATGGGATCCTGTTTGAGGAAGAAGTACTGGTAAAAAAATGA
- a CDS encoding VOC family protein, whose protein sequence is MAKLHAYLNFNGNCEEAFNFYEKVFNTKNPGYMRYGDIPADPQMPPVPDDAKNKICHTAISINGDSMLMGADVVSAFGQQYIQGNNSYVMLMCESKTEARTLYDALTTDAKLVEMPLGETFFAELYSAFQDQFGICWMVYFGGNKEEDCESNA, encoded by the coding sequence ATGGCAAAATTACACGCTTATTTGAATTTTAACGGAAACTGCGAAGAAGCTTTCAATTTTTATGAAAAAGTGTTCAACACCAAGAACCCCGGTTATATGCGTTACGGAGATATTCCTGCTGATCCACAAATGCCCCCTGTTCCAGACGACGCAAAAAATAAAATCTGTCACACCGCAATTTCCATCAATGGAGATAGCATGCTGATGGGCGCTGATGTTGTTTCCGCTTTTGGACAACAGTATATTCAAGGAAACAACAGCTATGTCATGCTCATGTGTGAAAGCAAGACAGAGGCAAGAACATTATATGATGCGTTAACTACCGATGCAAAGTTGGTCGAAATGCCCCTCGGAGAAACATTTTTTGCCGAACTATACAGCGCTTTTCAAGACCAGTTCGGCATTTGCTGGATGGTTTACTTTGGTGGAAATAAAGAAGAAGATTGCGAAAGTAACGCTTAA
- a CDS encoding Crp/Fnr family transcriptional regulator, whose protein sequence is MDPIRTFYSELALTAEELTAITEKHTAITVKKGDFILTRGQVSNAYYLIEHGLTRSFLHDYDGNEVTTGFCIDKEVVIEVASFFQRSPTVENIQALVETRLWKIKFEDFQELFHQIPEFREWGRSWMAKELVHSKNRATAMITEPATARYLHLMKEKPLLLQQAPLKHIASYLGITDTSLSRIRKEIAQGN, encoded by the coding sequence ATGGATCCAATCAGAACCTTTTACAGCGAGCTAGCGCTCACAGCAGAGGAATTGACTGCTATCACTGAAAAACATACGGCCATAACGGTCAAAAAGGGCGACTTTATATTGACCAGAGGGCAGGTTTCAAATGCCTACTACCTGATTGAGCACGGACTCACACGTTCTTTTTTACACGATTACGATGGTAATGAAGTCACTACCGGATTTTGTATTGACAAAGAGGTAGTCATTGAAGTGGCGTCCTTTTTTCAACGTAGTCCAACGGTAGAAAATATTCAGGCACTCGTGGAAACCCGCCTTTGGAAAATAAAATTCGAAGATTTTCAGGAGCTCTTTCATCAGATTCCTGAATTTAGGGAATGGGGACGATCCTGGATGGCAAAAGAGCTTGTTCACAGTAAAAATAGAGCGACCGCTATGATTACTGAACCGGCAACGGCACGTTATCTGCACCTCATGAAAGAAAAGCCCCTATTATTACAGCAAGCACCACTTAAGCACATTGCCTCTTATCTGGGCATTACTGATACTTCTTTGAGTCGTATCCGCAAAGAAATTGCTCAAGGTAATTGA
- the asnB gene encoding asparagine synthase B: MCGIIGAFELKQPASSLRSQVLEMSKRIRHRGPDWSGIFTGEKALLAHERLAIVDPKSGSQPLYSPDGQVVLAVNGEIYNHHELRNSLPDYEFSTQSDSEVVLALYLAKGPSFVDELNGIFSFALYDSRDDSFFVARDHMGIIPLYYGKDKEGQFFVASELKSLEGFCETIEQFPPGHYLYSKTGTVPQRWYQRDWESYDTVKDNETDIAVLRKGLEDAVHRQLMSDVPYGVLLSGGLDSSVIAAVTKKFASKRIESDDQEDAWYPQLHSFAVGLKGAPDLIAAKKAADHIGTIHHEINFTIQEGLDAIRDVIYHLETYDVTTVRASTPMYLLARVIKSMGIKMVLSGEGSDELFGGYLYFHKAPNAQEFHEETVRKLKKLYLYDCLRANKSLAAWGVEGRVPFLDKEFMDIAMRINPSDKMIRDGRMEKWVVRKAFEDYLPESIAWRQKEQFSDGVGYSWIDTLKEQAENKVSDQEFAEASTRFPVNTPKNKE, encoded by the coding sequence ATGTGTGGAATTATTGGCGCTTTTGAATTAAAGCAACCTGCAAGCTCATTGAGATCTCAAGTATTGGAAATGTCAAAACGTATTCGTCACCGTGGTCCTGACTGGTCGGGTATTTTTACTGGCGAAAAAGCGTTGTTGGCACACGAGCGATTAGCTATCGTTGATCCTAAATCGGGAAGTCAACCTTTGTACAGTCCGGATGGTCAAGTTGTACTGGCAGTTAATGGCGAGATCTATAACCACCATGAATTAAGAAATAGTCTTCCCGATTATGAATTTTCGACACAAAGTGATTCTGAGGTTGTGCTGGCTTTATATTTAGCCAAAGGGCCTTCATTTGTTGACGAATTGAATGGTATTTTTAGTTTTGCACTATATGATTCGCGTGACGATTCTTTTTTTGTTGCCCGTGACCATATGGGAATAATTCCATTATATTATGGTAAAGATAAAGAGGGGCAGTTTTTTGTCGCATCGGAATTAAAATCACTGGAAGGTTTCTGTGAGACGATCGAACAATTTCCTCCGGGTCATTACTTGTATAGTAAAACCGGAACAGTTCCGCAGCGCTGGTACCAACGCGATTGGGAAAGTTATGACACAGTAAAAGATAACGAAACGGATATCGCTGTATTGCGCAAAGGATTGGAAGATGCGGTGCATCGTCAGTTAATGTCAGATGTGCCCTATGGTGTATTGCTCTCTGGAGGATTGGATTCATCTGTTATTGCTGCCGTAACGAAGAAGTTTGCGTCTAAACGTATTGAGAGTGACGATCAGGAAGATGCTTGGTATCCTCAATTGCATTCATTTGCGGTAGGTTTGAAAGGTGCACCAGATTTAATTGCAGCGAAAAAAGCTGCTGATCATATTGGCACAATACATCACGAAATTAATTTTACGATCCAAGAGGGATTGGATGCTATCCGTGATGTAATCTATCACTTGGAAACGTACGACGTTACAACAGTCCGTGCTTCGACACCGATGTATCTATTGGCGCGTGTAATCAAATCGATGGGAATTAAAATGGTATTGTCTGGCGAAGGTTCGGACGAACTTTTTGGTGGGTATCTCTATTTTCATAAAGCACCCAATGCACAGGAATTTCACGAGGAAACTGTACGCAAGCTGAAAAAACTTTATCTATATGATTGTCTGCGCGCAAATAAATCACTTGCGGCTTGGGGAGTTGAGGGACGTGTACCTTTCTTGGACAAAGAATTTATGGATATCGCCATGCGCATCAACCCTTCCGATAAAATGATCCGCGACGGAAGAATGGAAAAATGGGTGGTACGTAAAGCGTTTGAAGATTATTTGCCCGAGAGCATCGCTTGGCGCCAGAAAGAGCAATTTTCGGATGGTGTAGGCTACAGCTGGATCGATACCTTGAAAGAGCAGGCTGAAAATAAAGTTTCTGATCAGGAATTTGCCGAAGCTTCGACGCGCTTCCCGGTAAACACGCCGAAAAATAAAGAATGA
- a CDS encoding M20/M25/M40 family metallo-hydrolase, whose translation MKIDAMIPFGIKSFGLALLLWSTPRVFAQHKEAMVSSIVQEAHANSQLEKYAFELIDMIGPRLVGSPQMQQAHDWVVKNYNSLGAQARNEAYGEWRSWERGTSQVTMTYPRVKSLEGTQLAFSPMTKGKGVEAEVVTMPLFQSQSDFQSWLRTVKGKIVLIGMNPLSGRSDANWKESATARGYEKYQTLKNDQLKMWERSMVYTGSTRRTLPLALEEAGAVGVIDSYWTELPGITRIFDAKSKQIPVFNVGLEDYGLLYRMAEHGVKPRVLLQGNSKELGISKTYNSIAEIKGKEKPNEYVVLSAHLDSWDGASGATDNATGVITMMEAVRILRKVYPDNKRTILVGNWGSEEQGLNGSSAFVEDHPELAKNIQVVWNQDNGTGRIVRIGGSGFEKSYEYIGRWLRYLPEDFRNEIQTSFPGMPGTGGSDHSSFVQKGIPAFGLSSTSWDYGKLTWHTNRDTYDKIVFDEVKQNAIIVAILTYLACEEPTLVSRDKITLPIDKDGKPAAWPTNLQSKRTSGN comes from the coding sequence ATGAAAATAGATGCAATGATACCATTCGGAATAAAATCTTTTGGATTAGCACTTCTTTTATGGAGTACTCCCCGGGTTTTTGCTCAGCATAAGGAAGCGATGGTCTCGTCGATTGTCCAGGAAGCACATGCAAATTCGCAATTGGAAAAGTATGCATTTGAGCTGATCGACATGATTGGTCCTCGTCTTGTTGGGAGTCCACAAATGCAACAGGCGCACGACTGGGTTGTTAAAAATTATAATTCGCTTGGAGCGCAGGCCCGTAATGAGGCGTATGGCGAATGGCGTTCTTGGGAACGGGGCACCTCGCAGGTGACGATGACCTATCCGCGGGTGAAGTCCTTGGAAGGTACACAATTGGCCTTCAGTCCGATGACAAAGGGGAAAGGTGTCGAGGCGGAGGTGGTGACTATGCCTTTGTTTCAGTCTCAGTCCGACTTTCAGTCGTGGCTTAGAACTGTCAAAGGGAAAATTGTGCTTATTGGCATGAATCCATTGTCGGGACGTTCAGATGCCAACTGGAAGGAATCTGCTACTGCTCGAGGTTACGAAAAATATCAAACCTTAAAAAACGATCAGCTAAAAATGTGGGAGCGCAGTATGGTCTACACGGGAAGCACTCGTCGGACATTGCCTTTAGCATTGGAAGAAGCAGGTGCAGTTGGTGTCATAGATTCTTACTGGACAGAGTTGCCGGGTATCACGCGTATTTTTGATGCAAAATCTAAACAGATTCCCGTCTTTAATGTGGGACTGGAGGATTATGGTCTTTTATACCGAATGGCAGAACATGGGGTCAAACCCCGGGTGTTGCTTCAGGGAAATTCAAAAGAACTTGGAATATCAAAAACCTATAATAGTATCGCCGAGATCAAAGGTAAGGAAAAGCCCAATGAATATGTTGTACTGTCGGCACATTTAGATTCTTGGGACGGGGCCTCTGGCGCGACCGATAATGCTACCGGTGTGATTACCATGATGGAGGCCGTCCGTATTTTAAGGAAGGTTTATCCGGATAATAAAAGAACAATTTTGGTTGGGAACTGGGGGAGTGAAGAGCAAGGACTGAACGGTTCTTCTGCGTTTGTCGAAGACCATCCTGAGCTTGCAAAAAATATACAGGTGGTGTGGAACCAGGATAATGGAACAGGTCGAATTGTTCGTATTGGGGGAAGTGGTTTTGAAAAATCTTACGAATACATTGGTCGTTGGTTGCGTTATCTACCTGAAGATTTTCGCAATGAAATTCAAACGAGTTTTCCCGGTATGCCAGGGACCGGAGGAAGTGATCATTCTTCGTTTGTTCAAAAAGGAATTCCGGCATTTGGACTTTCTTCGACTTCTTGGGACTATGGTAAATTGACCTGGCATACCAACCGTGATACCTACGATAAGATTGTATTTGATGAGGTGAAGCAAAATGCCATTATTGTTGCAATTTTGACTTACTTGGCCTGTGAGGAGCCGACATTGGTTTCACGCGACAAAATCACATTACCTATCGATAAAGATGGTAAGCCAGCAGCATGGCCAACGAATCTTCAGTCGAAAAGAACAAGCGGCAATTAG
- a CDS encoding polysaccharide deacetylase, whose translation MKQLILVYLFLVCGLFSFAQTSFVNLENYRTEWLILRENDRSLVGIRSFTSNAVKYYLTVDPTTLQTRVVGDRSVSVRYKDANQVNKSLKGSVYERCFSFVRKTENNLQDAGLNFSLPKEAGINLTIDLCPSHKPLDKAIFEDLLLAFRGVDGTLPLAVSVSGKWMLNHGADLEWLKSLAGKGIKITWINHTYDHVFNNHPLSSNFLLSKNTDLRFEVLENEKLMLKNGLMPSVFFRCPGLVSDRRIIEHLISYGLLAVGSDAWLAKGQQAKNGSIVLIHGNGNEELGVHDFIKLLQAESEAIKTKHWTLYSLSEGLDQNEH comes from the coding sequence ATGAAACAACTCATCTTAGTTTATCTATTTCTCGTATGCGGTCTTTTTTCTTTTGCACAGACTTCATTTGTCAATTTAGAAAACTACAGGACAGAGTGGCTGATCCTTCGTGAAAATGACCGATCTTTGGTGGGTATTCGTAGTTTTACATCGAACGCTGTAAAATATTACCTCACGGTAGATCCTACTACACTTCAAACGCGTGTAGTAGGGGATCGATCGGTAAGCGTGCGCTATAAAGATGCGAATCAGGTTAATAAAAGTTTAAAGGGTTCTGTATATGAAAGGTGTTTTTCCTTCGTTAGAAAAACCGAGAATAACTTACAGGATGCTGGTCTGAATTTTAGCCTTCCTAAAGAAGCGGGTATTAATTTGACAATCGATTTATGCCCTTCACATAAGCCCTTGGATAAAGCTATTTTTGAAGATCTTCTATTGGCGTTTAGGGGTGTCGATGGTACTTTGCCATTGGCTGTTTCTGTTTCGGGTAAATGGATGCTGAATCATGGGGCTGATCTGGAATGGCTAAAGTCGCTGGCAGGAAAGGGTATCAAGATTACCTGGATCAATCATACGTATGACCATGTCTTTAACAATCATCCACTGTCGTCCAATTTTCTGCTTTCTAAAAATACGGATCTAAGGTTTGAAGTGTTGGAAAATGAAAAATTGATGCTGAAGAATGGCCTTATGCCTTCGGTGTTTTTCCGATGTCCGGGCTTGGTTTCAGATCGCCGAATTATTGAACACCTGATATCTTATGGTCTCCTTGCCGTTGGATCGGATGCCTGGCTGGCTAAGGGGCAACAGGCGAAGAATGGGAGTATTGTCCTGATTCACGGTAACGGAAACGAGGAGCTTGGGGTACATGACTTTATCAAATTACTCCAGGCAGAATCGGAGGCAATAAAAACGAAGCACTGGACATTGTATAGTTTGTCTGAAGGCTTAGATCAAAATGAGCACTAG
- a CDS encoding CDP-alcohol phosphatidyltransferase family protein encodes MLSKRHIPFILILLRLILGPLLILLYWLQIDHFNWYAVSFLIIGLLSDIFDGIIARRLGVATALLRRWDSSVDLLFFCCICLAAYLSSPDFFKDNAALILTLIGSEALTYVISFIKFKKEIATHSIGAKVWTLFLFAFLIELLLHGQSTILFQLTIWIGLITRLEIVAIILILKNWSNDIPSFYHAILLRQGKTIVRNKLFNG; translated from the coding sequence TTGCTATCGAAAAGACACATTCCATTTATCCTGATATTACTTCGCCTTATTCTAGGACCGTTGCTTATCCTCTTGTATTGGCTCCAGATTGATCATTTCAACTGGTATGCTGTTTCTTTCCTTATCATCGGATTACTGAGTGATATTTTTGACGGTATCATTGCCCGAAGGTTGGGTGTCGCTACTGCCTTGTTAAGACGCTGGGATTCTAGTGTGGACCTGTTATTTTTCTGCTGTATCTGCCTGGCAGCCTACCTGAGCAGTCCCGATTTTTTTAAAGATAATGCCGCATTGATCTTGACCCTGATCGGATCAGAAGCATTAACCTACGTCATTAGCTTCATCAAGTTCAAAAAAGAAATCGCAACACACTCTATCGGGGCCAAGGTCTGGACACTTTTTTTATTCGCATTTTTAATCGAATTGCTACTCCACGGCCAATCCACCATTCTATTCCAATTAACAATCTGGATAGGATTAATAACCCGCCTGGAGATTGTTGCAATCATCCTAATACTTAAAAACTGGTCAAATGATATACCCAGCTTTTATCATGCTATTTTACTCCGTCAAGGTAAAACGATCGTAAGAAATAAGCTATTTAATGGCTAG
- a CDS encoding S9 family peptidase, translating into MKRIALFFLLASSLGSYAQRNLNLEETVFGPRTYAPTSIVGASWIPKSSTISYLDKSYQNLLSKSSTNNWSETTLASKADLETALKAAIPNDAFSLRMFPFEYKWHDGNSLLLQVEGKDKTYTVTYNIQSKTIESFIGNDNKGANREVSSDFSKIAYLVENNIEIIDKNGKITAVTDDSNKGIVNGSDYTHRQEFGIKKGMWWSNQNDKLLYYRKDETMVANYPLPQWSSRIADIKWIKYPMAGQKSEEVSLVVYDTKTGQKVTLQTGEHTEQYLTMVTWDPSGKYIYVGLLNRGQNDLKVNKYNAENGSLIKTLFEETATTWVEPESPLTFLPNKPDQFLYQSDKDGYNQLYLYNTNGNLIKKLGYKDIVMETLLDFSADGNKVSYTGVTNNGLDRQLFEVDLKSGKTIQLTHESGMHHAALSDDGKYIYDQYSNLKTPNKVQIKNVKSAKETTLVNAENPFTGKINDPKIEFVQLTSADGKYPLTGRIIYPNDFDPAKKYPVMYYLYGGSHSQLVSNKWLGGAGYFDMYMAQQGYIVFTMDNRGTNYRGRDFYTATHRNLGQNEMADQMKGIEFLKSKSFVDQQRMGIFGWSFGGFMTTSFMLHHNDIFKAAVAGGPVIDWKYYEVMYGERYMDTPQENPEGYKLTSLLNKANQLKGRLLIIHGAQDPVVVQQNSMEFLEACIKAGKQVDYFLYPTHEHNVMGKDRIHMYEKIADYFNQHLKNPS; encoded by the coding sequence ATGAAAAGAATTGCGCTATTCTTCTTGTTGGCAAGCTCCTTAGGCAGCTATGCACAACGCAACCTCAATTTAGAAGAAACAGTCTTTGGTCCCCGCACCTATGCACCGACATCGATCGTTGGTGCGTCGTGGATCCCAAAATCCAGCACCATCTCCTATCTCGATAAATCATACCAAAATCTATTATCGAAAAGCTCAACAAACAATTGGAGTGAGACAACTCTGGCATCTAAAGCGGACCTCGAAACCGCTTTAAAGGCGGCTATTCCAAATGACGCATTCAGTCTTCGGATGTTTCCTTTTGAATATAAATGGCATGACGGAAATTCGCTCTTACTCCAAGTTGAAGGAAAAGATAAAACGTACACCGTAACTTACAACATTCAATCCAAAACTATTGAAAGCTTTATCGGCAATGACAACAAAGGTGCGAATCGTGAGGTAAGTTCGGACTTTTCTAAAATCGCTTACTTAGTCGAAAACAACATTGAAATTATTGACAAGAATGGCAAAATTACTGCTGTAACAGATGATAGCAATAAAGGAATTGTCAATGGAAGCGATTACACACACCGTCAGGAATTTGGTATCAAGAAAGGAATGTGGTGGAGCAATCAGAATGACAAACTGCTTTACTACCGTAAAGATGAAACTATGGTAGCCAATTATCCTCTGCCACAATGGAGCTCCAGAATTGCGGACATCAAATGGATAAAGTACCCAATGGCAGGGCAAAAATCAGAAGAAGTTTCCTTAGTCGTTTACGATACCAAAACTGGACAAAAAGTGACACTTCAAACCGGTGAGCATACAGAGCAGTATTTAACCATGGTTACCTGGGATCCTTCTGGAAAATACATCTATGTCGGACTCCTTAACCGCGGACAAAATGACCTTAAAGTCAACAAATACAATGCTGAAAACGGTTCCTTGATCAAAACATTATTTGAAGAAACCGCAACAACCTGGGTTGAACCTGAAAGCCCGTTAACATTTTTACCAAACAAACCAGATCAATTTCTTTATCAATCTGACAAGGATGGTTACAATCAGCTTTACTTATACAATACCAACGGTAATTTAATTAAAAAGTTAGGCTACAAAGACATCGTCATGGAAACATTACTCGATTTCTCGGCCGATGGCAACAAAGTAAGTTATACCGGCGTAACCAATAATGGTTTAGATCGCCAGTTATTCGAAGTTGATCTAAAATCGGGTAAGACGATTCAGTTAACACATGAATCTGGTATGCACCATGCTGCCTTAAGTGACGACGGCAAATATATTTACGATCAATACAGCAATTTAAAAACACCTAATAAAGTTCAGATCAAGAATGTCAAATCTGCTAAAGAAACGACCTTAGTCAATGCTGAAAATCCTTTTACCGGGAAAATAAATGATCCTAAAATCGAATTTGTACAGTTAACTTCTGCAGATGGAAAATACCCGTTGACAGGACGTATCATTTATCCCAACGATTTTGACCCTGCCAAGAAATACCCGGTCATGTACTATTTATATGGCGGATCACACTCACAGTTGGTGTCTAACAAATGGTTAGGCGGAGCAGGTTACTTCGACATGTATATGGCCCAGCAGGGTTACATTGTCTTCACGATGGACAATCGCGGCACAAATTACAGAGGTCGGGATTTTTACACCGCTACTCATCGCAACCTCGGCCAAAATGAAATGGCCGATCAAATGAAAGGAATTGAATTCCTGAAATCAAAATCTTTTGTTGACCAACAACGCATGGGCATTTTTGGCTGGAGCTTCGGTGGATTCATGACCACTTCCTTCATGCTGCACCACAACGACATCTTCAAGGCAGCTGTAGCCGGAGGTCCAGTCATCGACTGGAAGTATTATGAAGTGATGTATGGAGAACGATACATGGACACACCACAGGAAAACCCAGAAGGCTATAAATTAACATCACTGCTCAATAAAGCCAATCAGCTGAAAGGAAGGCTATTGATTATTCACGGTGCACAAGACCCTGTTGTTGTACAGCAAAATAGCATGGAGTTTTTAGAAGCCTGCATTAAAGCCGGTAAGCAAGTAGATTATTTTCTATACCCTACGCACGAACACAATGTGATGGGTAAAGACCGTATCCATATGTACGAAAAAATTGCTGACTATTTTAATCAACATCTTAAAAACCCTTCTTAG
- a CDS encoding 3-keto-disaccharide hydrolase: MNSFLSSAIALTLLFGATGLRAQTNMKPTDTEYYSPVPPTITIDHGIPSDAIILFNGKDLSKWKGEKGQANWTVNNNVLEVKPGAGAIETNEHFTDFQLHVEWKSPEVIKGEGQGRGNSGIFLQGLYEIQVLDNNNNPTYVNGGAGSLYKQRPPLAQVIAPDKWHVYDIIYKAPQFSKDGILICKGTVTVLHNGVLVQNNTQIEGTTEYIGLPKQVSHGPGPIMLQDHGDLVQFRNIWLRKL; this comes from the coding sequence ATGAACTCTTTTTTATCCTCAGCGATAGCATTAACACTTTTATTTGGCGCGACAGGGCTACGTGCTCAGACCAATATGAAACCTACTGACACGGAATACTACAGTCCTGTCCCTCCAACCATAACAATCGATCACGGTATACCGAGCGATGCCATTATCCTTTTTAACGGCAAGGATCTCAGTAAATGGAAAGGTGAGAAAGGGCAAGCCAACTGGACGGTGAACAATAATGTACTCGAAGTAAAACCCGGAGCTGGAGCCATTGAAACCAACGAACATTTCACCGATTTCCAACTGCATGTGGAATGGAAGAGCCCCGAAGTTATCAAAGGTGAGGGTCAAGGAAGAGGCAATAGTGGAATTTTTTTACAAGGGCTATATGAGATTCAGGTACTGGACAACAACAACAATCCGACTTATGTGAACGGTGGAGCAGGCAGTCTTTACAAGCAGCGTCCACCACTGGCACAGGTAATTGCGCCAGACAAATGGCATGTGTATGATATTATTTACAAAGCCCCCCAATTCAGTAAAGATGGAATATTAATCTGTAAAGGAACTGTAACCGTGCTACATAATGGGGTATTAGTGCAAAACAATACCCAAATCGAGGGTACTACAGAGTATATAGGGCTGCCCAAACAAGTAAGCCACGGTCCAGGCCCGATCATGCTACAGGATCATGGTGATCTGGTTCAATTCCGAAACATATGGCTACGCAAATTGTAG